The proteins below come from a single Papaver somniferum cultivar HN1 chromosome 11, ASM357369v1, whole genome shotgun sequence genomic window:
- the LOC113323968 gene encoding uncharacterized protein LOC113323968, which translates to MSNYVDKKWMKCPRKSIDYRQGVKSFIEFARINGGGCTLFSCPCRRCMNTKGLITLSEISFHLLKYGMQEMHTTWRFHGESLEVARDTTTEYVADNDVTTVLNESITADVDENVRSGMDENGEEGVDKNAEAGVDVNVGTSRCYQKKKAAEQAREPLYPSRPKGKLAMYATTMMNNIKTQFGISDKGVTSMLELMKELLPEGNTLPSKFPDIKKIIKELGMDYVTYDACINDCVLYWKDNSSLVKCPKTLRHFPIIARLKRLYSISWIAEAMLWNSRAQKDVNIMRHPVDSTATRPKSTSKDIDVYLQPLIDELKELWYDGVMTFDSFTKSEFLLKARLLWVIHDFTALGTLSGCVTHGYYVCPTCDEETVSEWLPYSKKICYMRHRRWLPSKHKYRDYKTNFGGGGKGKPPAKKRKRGSEGDSLQQGADEDVSDHSLFSRSSILHDLPNWGSNIVRHCTYVMHTKKNITEHIINTVMGNSKSKDGVNAQKDMEAMGIKKDYG; encoded by the exons ATGTCAAATTATGTGGATAAGAAATGGATGAAGTGTCCCCGTAAGTCGATAGATTACAGACAAGGTGTGAAGTCATTCATAGAGTTTGCCAGGATTAATGGTGGTGGGTGTACTTTGTTTTCATGCCCTTGTCGTCGTTGTATGAATACTAAAGGTTTAATTACCCTGAGTGAGATATCATTTCATCTGCTGAAATATGGTATGCAAGAGATGCACACAACATGGCGCTTTCATGGGGAAAGTTTAGAAGTAGCACGTGACACTACAACTGAATATGTAGCTGATAATGATGTCACAACAGTTTTGAATGAGAGTATTACGGCAGATGTGGATGAAAATGTTAGGTCAGGGATGGATGAGAATggggaagaaggtgttgataagaATGCAGAAGCAGGTGTTGATGTGAATGTTGGAACCAGCAGGTGTTATCAGAAAAAGAAAGCGGCTGAGCAGGCAAGAGAACCATTATATCCTTCACGTCCTAAAGGAAAGTTAGCAATGTACGCTACGACTATGATGAACAACATAAAGACTCAGTTTGGAATTTCAGACAAAGGTGTTACATCAATGTTAGAGTTGATGAAAGAGTTACTTCCCGAAGGTAACACCCTTCCATCCAAGTTTCCAGATATCAAGAAGATTATTAAAGAGCTGGGGATGGACTATGTCACTTATGATGCTTGTATAAATGACTGTGTACTTTATTGGAAGGATAATAGTTCATTGGTGAAATGTCCG AAGACTTTAAGGCATTTTCCAATAATTGCAAGGCTGAAAAGACTTTACAGTATATCATGGATAGCAGAGGCGATGCTTTGGAATTCTAGAGCACAGAAAGATGTCAATATAATGCGTCATCCGGTTGATTCTACAGCTACGCG GCCCAAGAGCACCAGTAAAGACATTGATGTGTACTTACAACCATTGATAGATGAGTTGAAAGAGTTATGGTATGATGGTGTTATGACATTCGACAGTTTCACAAAGTCTGAATTTCTGTTGAAGGCAAGGTTGTTATGGGTCATTCATGATTTTACGGCATTAGGAACTCTGTCCGGATGTGTGACTCATGGATATTATGTGTGTCCTACCTGTGATGAAGAAACAGTTTCTGAGTGGCTGCCGTATAGTAAGAAAATATGTTATATGAGACATCGAAGATGGCTGCCATCCAAACACAAGTACAGAGATTACAAGACAAACTTCGGTGGAGGG GGTAAGGGTAAACCACCAGcaaagaaacgtaaaagaggATCAGAAGGTGATAGTTTGCAACAGGGAGCCGATGAAGATGTTTCTGACCACTCACTCTTTTCTCGAAGTTCCATTCTTCATGATTTGCCGAATTGGGGATCAAACATAGTCCGTCATTGTACATATGTTATGCATACAAAGAAGAATATAACTGAGCATATCATTAACACTGTCATGGGTAACAGTAAGTCAAAAGATGGTGTAAATGCACAGAAAGATATGGAAGCTATGGGTATTAAGAAGGATTATGGTTGA